GGACTGCGGTCTGAGGCCGAGCCGATCGGCGATCACGCCGTCGATGAGGCGCTTCGGCAACAGCCGCGGCAGCCACCAGTTCAGGAGGGGATTCGGGACCGGCGCGTAGCGCACCCTGGGACGCGCGGCGGTGAGCGCTTCCAGCACCACCTCGGCGACGACGGAGGACTCCAGCCCTTCCTCGTCCATGGCCGCGAGGCTTTCCTCCAGCCGGGCCAGGGGGGCGGCCCAGCCCGTGCCGGCGTAGCGCGACCGGTCGATGGCGGCGCCCTTGCCCCAGATCGGCGTCTTCACCGCGCCGGGCCCGACCACGATGACATCGACGCCCGTCAGGATGAGTTCCCGGCGCAGGCTTTCGGAGTAGCCCTCTAGCCCATGCTTGGACGCGGCGTAGGCGGCGGTGAAGGGATAGCCGAACTTGCCCGAAACCGAAGTGATGTTGACGATGCGGCCCTTGGGGCCTGTCGCGCCCGGCACGGCGCCGAGCAGGGGCCCAAAGGCCTGCACGGCTCGCATGGCGCCGACCAGATTGGTGTCGATCACCTGCTCGATCTCGTCGAGGGGCTGGGTCATGGCGGGCCCGGGCCATGCGACGCCGGCGTTGTTCACAAGGCCGCCGAGCCGCTCGCCGCCGAGCCGGCCGTGGATCTCGGCGGCGGCCCGGGCCAGGCTCCCGGCATCCGTTACATCGGCCAGCACAGGCTCCACCAGCGGACCGCAGTCCTGCGCCAATGCGAGCGCATCGGCGTCCCGTCGCACCGTCGGGAAGGTCCGCACGCCGGCCTTTGCAAGTCGCTCGACGCACGCCCGTCCAATGCCGCTCGAGGCGCCTGTCACCACCACGGGTCCCGTCACGCTCATGCTCCTTCGCCGCAACGGGCCGGATATGGGGATAGGGGTTGGCCGTTCCACCCGCACGCGTCGGGAGGGATCCTCAGGCTCGCCGGATCTCGAACCGCACCGAGCCGAGCGGCAGCCCGCGCCAGGAGACGACCGCCTCGTTCAGGATCACGCCCGGGTCTGTCCGATAGATCAGGTCACTGAAGCCAAGACGGGTAACGCTGCCGCGCGACCGCACGTCGGCCAGGTATTCCAGCCGGATGACGCCGTTCTCTTCCGTCACCTCGGCCACGCCGACCGTGTCTTCGCGCTTGCCCTTCCAGCGGCCGGGCCCCGCGCGATCAAACACCCAGGTCAGCCGGTCGGTCTCGCCATCGTCATAGATGAAGTCTTCCACCACGGTCAGGCGGTCGCCCTCCAGGCGCCCGTCGAGGTCGGCGCGGAAGCGGCGCGTGACGCCCGCGATGGGGAAGCTGAACACGCCTTCGCCCCGGGTCCGCCCCAGGAACGCCTCTTCCAGGGTCAGGCCGGCCGGCCTCGTGCGCGGCGCGGGCGGGCGCGTCGCACACCCCGCAAACATAGCGCCCGCTGTCAAGACAAGCGCACCCCGACGCGTGACACCCGGAATCTCGATCATGGGCCTACTCCTTGGCCACAAGCCTAGAGGGAATTTCCCGAACAAGACAGGGAAAAGGCCCCGCCGGAGGGAGCCCGGCCGCGAGCCTCTACCGCCCCTTCCGGACCCCGCCGCCCGGCCTGCGCCGTCCAACGTCCCGACATCCCTGCCTACCCGTTTGTTGCCGTCATGTGACCTGAACGGGTCAGTCATTCGCGCCCAAACTGTGCAGGGAAACGCCCAGGATCCCGTTTCTGTCCTTCCCATGTATTGGAAAGCTGTTGGAATCGGCGGGGGTCGGCCCTATTGCGGTCACAATTGACACAGCGACGGACGGCTGCCGAGCCCGAATTCCGCGCAAAGAGGGGTTACCGGGGATGTCCGACAAGATGATGACGACCTTCAAGCTCGCCCTGCTCGCCGGGGTGTCCCTGGCGGCGGCGGCGCCGGCCTTCGCCCAGGACTCCGGCGCCGGTGGGACCGAGGTCGAGGCCATCACAGTCATCGGGAGCCAGATCAAGGGCGCCAAGGTCGACACCTCCCTGCCGGTGACCGTGGTCAGCGAGAACGAAATCATCGCCACCGGCGCCGTCTCGGGTGACGAGCTGTTCCGCTCCATCCCTCAGGCCGGCGACGTGCAGTTTCAGGAAGCCCGGACCACCGGAAACCTGAACGACGCGCGGGGCGATGTGGCCTCGCTCAACCTCCGCAGCCTGGGCACCGGCAACACGCTGATGCTGCTGAATGGTCGCCGATCCGTGCTGCATCCCGGGACCCAGACCGAAAACTTCGTGCCGGTCACGACGCCCAACACCAACGCGATCCCCGTGTCCGGCGTGAAGCGCGTTGAGGTGCTGCGGGACGGCGCGGCCGCCATCTACGGTACCGACGCGGTGGCCGGCGTGGTCAACACTGTCCTGGACACCCGCTTCCAGGGCCTCCGCGTTGAACTGCAGGGCGGTGGATCCGAAGGCACCGACTACCAGGAAGGGCTGTTCACGGTGAAGGCCGGGACCAAGCTCGAAAGCGGCGCGCGCCTGACCTTCTTTGGCAGCTATACCGGCCGCACGCGGCTGAATGCGACCGAGCGCGATTATTCCGCCAGTGAAGACCACCGCCCCGGCGTGGTCGGGACCCCCTGGGAAGGCAGCACCGCATTCGACAACAGGTCGACCTCCAGCCCCTGGGGCTCGTTCAGCGTGGTCGGCCTGACCTCCAGCAGCACCGCGCTCCAGGTCAAGCAGAGCGGCGTCAACCTGACGGCCAGCGGCGTGTTCCACATCGAGCCGGTCGCCAACGCCATCACCCAGACCGGCGGGTGCAACAGCACCCTGTTCGGCGCTGGCGACATCTGCATCCGCAATGGCGTCACCACGGGCACGGCCCAGCGTCCGCTGCGCTATGACGAGAACCCGGACCGGACCCTGCGGGGCAGCGTCGAGCGGATC
The sequence above is a segment of the Phenylobacterium parvum genome. Coding sequences within it:
- a CDS encoding SDR family NAD(P)-dependent oxidoreductase — encoded protein: MSVTGPVVVTGASSGIGRACVERLAKAGVRTFPTVRRDADALALAQDCGPLVEPVLADVTDAGSLARAAAEIHGRLGGERLGGLVNNAGVAWPGPAMTQPLDEIEQVIDTNLVGAMRAVQAFGPLLGAVPGATGPKGRIVNITSVSGKFGYPFTAAYAASKHGLEGYSESLRRELILTGVDVIVVGPGAVKTPIWGKGAAIDRSRYAGTGWAAPLARLEESLAAMDEEGLESSVVAEVVLEALTAARPRVRYAPVPNPLLNWWLPRLLPKRLIDGVIADRLGLRPQS
- a CDS encoding DUF3833 family protein, translating into MIEIPGVTRRGALVLTAGAMFAGCATRPPAPRTRPAGLTLEEAFLGRTRGEGVFSFPIAGVTRRFRADLDGRLEGDRLTVVEDFIYDDGETDRLTWVFDRAGPGRWKGKREDTVGVAEVTEENGVIRLEYLADVRSRGSVTRLGFSDLIYRTDPGVILNEAVVSWRGLPLGSVRFEIRRA